From a region of the Candidatus Acidiferrales bacterium genome:
- a CDS encoding VOC family protein — protein sequence MEPRFAVLTLGVDDLERAYRFYHDGLGFPSKGIVGKEFEHGEVAFFDMKNGTILAIYSRRDLAWDADVPVGHRSSTEFSIGYNVRDTAEVESVLDLAKRAGAKIVKPAEKAFWGGYHGYFEDPDGHLWEILWSQQLIPEN from the coding sequence ATGGAACCAAGATTTGCAGTACTGACGCTAGGCGTTGACGATCTGGAGAGGGCATATAGATTCTATCACGACGGATTGGGATTTCCCTCCAAAGGGATCGTCGGAAAAGAATTTGAACATGGCGAAGTGGCATTCTTCGATATGAAGAACGGAACGATACTCGCAATCTATTCCAGGAGAGATCTTGCCTGGGACGCGGACGTTCCGGTTGGCCATAGATCTTCCACCGAATTCTCGATCGGCTACAATGTGAGAGATACAGCCGAGGTCGAGTCGGTGCTGGATCTGGCAAAAAGGGCCGGAGCGAAGATTGTCAAACCTGCTGAGAAAGCATTTTGGGGTGGTTACCATGGATACTTCGAAGATCCAGACGGACACCTGTGGGAAATATTGTGGAGCCAGCAATTGATTCCGGAGAATTAA
- a CDS encoding YciI family protein, with protein MKYICLVYGEEAKIAAMNDDECMEYDAAIRRSGQCFSSEALQRISTAKTVRVRDGRVSIVDGPFAETKEALAGFYLIDASSMDEAIEVASKIPPAQVGCIEVRPVRELVNTRGERRQIEQPRDLFD; from the coding sequence ATGAAGTATATTTGTCTTGTTTACGGAGAAGAAGCAAAGATCGCCGCCATGAACGACGATGAATGCATGGAATATGATGCGGCGATAAGGAGAAGCGGACAGTGCTTCTCATCTGAGGCGCTACAACGGATAAGCACCGCAAAAACTGTAAGAGTTCGGGATGGCAGGGTTTCTATTGTGGACGGACCTTTTGCGGAAACAAAGGAGGCACTTGCAGGCTTCTATCTCATCGATGCATCCAGCATGGATGAAGCGATTGAAGTTGCATCTAAGATTCCGCCGGCACAGGTCGGTTGCATTGAGGTACGGCCGGTGAGAGAGCTGGTTAATACACGCGGTGAGCGAAGGCAAATCGAACAACCGCGAGACTTGTTTGACTGA
- a CDS encoding winged helix DNA-binding domain-containing protein produces MTAKEIVSWMGAIQAQDYSMAKWAIGIRLPDSTDELIAAAINEGEILRTHLMRPTWHFVSSDDIYWMLELTAPHIIASMKFREKWLGLTGAIIAKSNRVIEKALSPDEHLTREELIAELNKARIVTGGFRGSHLIMRAEWEGLICSGRMKGIKQTYALLEKRVAKRKHVSREDSLKELARKYFSSHGPATLHDFARWSGLSMNDSKNALEMIKSKFVSEVADGNTYWLPDSLAVPNHESIPNAPSRIGALRDMPLSPSLFGKRGGKPALRDGGESEYCWQHLRKQNSVFLLPAFDEFLVGYKDRSASLYRSIEKKLISENRLFRPAIVINGQVTGLWKRKIADGELIIETGLFRAHTKKEKDVIRQASMQFGKFLDAKNVVCRI; encoded by the coding sequence ATGACTGCGAAAGAAATCGTGAGCTGGATGGGTGCAATTCAGGCCCAGGATTATTCGATGGCAAAGTGGGCTATCGGGATTCGACTCCCGGACTCGACAGACGAGCTGATCGCAGCGGCTATCAATGAAGGCGAAATCCTCCGCACACATTTGATGCGCCCGACATGGCACTTTGTTTCCTCGGATGATATTTACTGGATGCTTGAACTCACTGCTCCTCATATCATAGCATCGATGAAATTCAGAGAGAAGTGGCTGGGACTTACCGGAGCTATTATTGCGAAAAGTAATCGCGTGATAGAAAAAGCGCTGAGCCCCGATGAACATTTAACTCGTGAGGAACTTATCGCGGAACTCAACAAGGCAAGGATCGTGACCGGCGGATTTAGAGGATCTCATCTTATAATGCGAGCGGAGTGGGAAGGGCTGATTTGCTCCGGGAGGATGAAAGGGATTAAACAGACCTACGCGCTTCTGGAGAAAAGAGTCGCAAAGCGCAAACACGTGAGCCGGGAAGATTCCCTGAAAGAACTCGCCCGGAAATATTTTTCGAGCCATGGTCCGGCGACTCTTCATGATTTCGCCCGCTGGTCCGGGCTGTCGATGAACGACTCAAAGAATGCGCTGGAAATGATCAAATCGAAATTCGTTTCAGAGGTCGCAGATGGAAACACGTACTGGTTGCCAGATTCTCTCGCAGTGCCGAATCACGAATCGATACCGAACGCACCTTCCCGCATAGGAGCACTGCGGGACATGCCTTTGTCCCCCTCTCTTTTCGGAAAGAGAGGGGGAAAACCCGCTTTGCGGGATGGGGGTGAGTCAGAATATTGCTGGCAACATCTGCGTAAACAAAACTCCGTTTTTCTCCTCCCTGCTTTCGATGAATTCCTCGTCGGCTACAAGGACAGGAGCGCATCTCTCTATCGCAGCATCGAGAAGAAATTGATTTCAGAGAATCGTTTGTTCAGACCGGCAATTGTGATCAACGGACAGGTGACAGGATTATGGAAGCGAAAGATCGCTGACGGTGAGCTCATCATCGAGACAGGATTATTTCGCGCGCACACTAAAAAAGAAAAAGATGTAATTCGACAGGCAAGCATGCAATTCGGGAAGTTTTTGGATGCGAAAAACGTCGTCTGCAGGATTTGA